A portion of the Oncorhynchus gorbuscha isolate QuinsamMale2020 ecotype Even-year linkage group LG07, OgorEven_v1.0, whole genome shotgun sequence genome contains these proteins:
- the LOC124039492 gene encoding hepatocyte nuclear factor 4-gamma-like isoform X3 translates to MPAEPGLSQADVVNGNCAICGDKATGKHYGASSCDGCKGFFRRSIRKNHIYSCRFNRQCVVDKDKRNQCRFCRLHQCFRAGMKKEAVQNERDRISSRRSIQDNQDLLPITVLAQAESLSQHINVSSPRGAVDVSEQKSAGVGDVCDSMRQQLLVLVEWAKYIPAFGELSLDDQVSLLRAHAGEHLLLGVAKRSMPYKDVLLLGNGCVIHGSSAEPEIGRVANRILGELVLPFQDIQIDDNEYAALKALVFFDPDAKSLRDPPKIKAMRLQVQMSLEDYINDRQYDSRGRFGELLLLLPTLQSITWQMIEQLQFVKLCGLAKIDNLLQEMLLGGLASEPTHLHQPGHTQLAQDPLTGQTLVISAMPATHTSQIASPDTPIPSPPQGP, encoded by the exons ATGCCAGCGGAGCCGGGCCTGTCCCAGGCAGATGTAGTGAACGGTAACTGTGCTATCTGTGGAGACAAAGCTACAGGGAAACACTATGGAGCCTCCAGCTGTGACGGATGTAAAGGGTTCTTCAGACGTTCCATACGCAAGAACCACATCTACTCCtgcag GTTTAACCGTCAGTGTGTGGTCGACAAGGACAAGAGGAATCAGTGTCGGTTCTGCAGGCTCCaccagtgtttcagagctggcaTGAAGAAAGAAG cgGTTCAGAATGAAAGAGATCGTATCAGCTCCAGAAGAAGCATTCAGGACAATCAGGATCTCCTACCTATCACTGTTCTTGCCCAGGCGGAGTCCCTGTCTcaacat aTCAATGTATCCAGTCCCAGGGGTGCAGTAGATGTGTCAGAACAGAAGTCAGCTGGTGTGGGGGATGTCTGTGACTCCATGAGACAACAGCTGCTTGTGTTGGTGGAATGGGCCAAGTACATTCCTGCCTTCGGAGAGCTGTCCCTGGACGACCAG gtGAGTCTGCTCAGAGCTCATGCAGGGGAACACCTTCTACTTGGGGTCGCCAAGAGGTCAATGCCTTATAAGGACGTCCTGCTTCTTG gtaATGGGTGTGTGATCCATGGCAGCAGTGCGGAGCCAGAGATCGGCCGCGTAGCTAACCGTATTCTAGGTGAGCTGGTCCTGCCCTTCCAGGACATCCAGATAGACGACAATGAGTATGCTGCTCTCAAGGCACTCGTCTTCTTTGACCCTG ATGCCAAGTCTCTGCGTGACCCGCCTAAGATCAAGGCGATGCGTCTGCAGGTCCAGATGAGTCTAGAGGACTATATTAACGACCGCCAGTATGACTCCAGAGGGAGGTTCGGagagctgctgctactgctgcctaCTCTACAGTCCATCACCTGGCAGATGATAGAACAACTGCAGTTTGTTAAACTCTGTGGTCTGGCCAAGATAGACAACCTACTGCAGGAGATGCTGCTGGGAG GTCTGGCATCAGAGCCCACCCACCTGCACCAACCAGGCCACACCCAGTTAGCCCAGGACCCTTTGACTGGACAGACACTGGTCATCAGCGCCATGCCTGCTACACACACTTCTCAGAtag cgtctccagacactcctatcccatctcctcctcagggtCCGTAG
- the LOC124039492 gene encoding hepatocyte nuclear factor 4-gamma-like isoform X2: MDVANYSEGLDPTYSSLGFEHADILYGGGDSMPAEPGLSQADVVNGNCAICGDKATGKHYGASSCDGCKGFFRRSIRKNHIYSCRFNRQCVVDKDKRNQCRFCRLHQCFRAGMKKEAVQNERDRISSRRSIQDNQDLLPITVLAQAESLSQHINVSSPRGAVDVSEQKSAGVGDVCDSMRQQLLVLVEWAKYIPAFGELSLDDQVSLLRAHAGEHLLLGVAKRSMPYKDVLLLGNGCVIHGSSAEPEIGRVANRILDAKSLRDPPKIKAMRLQVQMSLEDYINDRQYDSRGRFGELLLLLPTLQSITWQMIEQLQFVKLCGLAKIDNLLQEMLLGGLASEPTHLHQPGHTQLAQDPLTGQTLVISAMPATHTSQIASPDTPIPSPPQGP, encoded by the exons ACAGTATGCCAGCGGAGCCGGGCCTGTCCCAGGCAGATGTAGTGAACGGTAACTGTGCTATCTGTGGAGACAAAGCTACAGGGAAACACTATGGAGCCTCCAGCTGTGACGGATGTAAAGGGTTCTTCAGACGTTCCATACGCAAGAACCACATCTACTCCtgcag GTTTAACCGTCAGTGTGTGGTCGACAAGGACAAGAGGAATCAGTGTCGGTTCTGCAGGCTCCaccagtgtttcagagctggcaTGAAGAAAGAAG cgGTTCAGAATGAAAGAGATCGTATCAGCTCCAGAAGAAGCATTCAGGACAATCAGGATCTCCTACCTATCACTGTTCTTGCCCAGGCGGAGTCCCTGTCTcaacat aTCAATGTATCCAGTCCCAGGGGTGCAGTAGATGTGTCAGAACAGAAGTCAGCTGGTGTGGGGGATGTCTGTGACTCCATGAGACAACAGCTGCTTGTGTTGGTGGAATGGGCCAAGTACATTCCTGCCTTCGGAGAGCTGTCCCTGGACGACCAG gtGAGTCTGCTCAGAGCTCATGCAGGGGAACACCTTCTACTTGGGGTCGCCAAGAGGTCAATGCCTTATAAGGACGTCCTGCTTCTTG gtaATGGGTGTGTGATCCATGGCAGCAGTGCGGAGCCAGAGATCGGCCGCGTAGCTAACCGTATTCTAG ATGCCAAGTCTCTGCGTGACCCGCCTAAGATCAAGGCGATGCGTCTGCAGGTCCAGATGAGTCTAGAGGACTATATTAACGACCGCCAGTATGACTCCAGAGGGAGGTTCGGagagctgctgctactgctgcctaCTCTACAGTCCATCACCTGGCAGATGATAGAACAACTGCAGTTTGTTAAACTCTGTGGTCTGGCCAAGATAGACAACCTACTGCAGGAGATGCTGCTGGGAG GTCTGGCATCAGAGCCCACCCACCTGCACCAACCAGGCCACACCCAGTTAGCCCAGGACCCTTTGACTGGACAGACACTGGTCATCAGCGCCATGCCTGCTACACACACTTCTCAGAtag cgtctccagacactcctatcccatctcctcctcagggtCCGTAG
- the LOC124039492 gene encoding hepatocyte nuclear factor 4-gamma-like isoform X1, whose protein sequence is MDVANYSEGLDPTYSSLGFEHADILYGGGDSMPAEPGLSQADVVNGNCAICGDKATGKHYGASSCDGCKGFFRRSIRKNHIYSCRFNRQCVVDKDKRNQCRFCRLHQCFRAGMKKEAVQNERDRISSRRSIQDNQDLLPITVLAQAESLSQHINVSSPRGAVDVSEQKSAGVGDVCDSMRQQLLVLVEWAKYIPAFGELSLDDQVSLLRAHAGEHLLLGVAKRSMPYKDVLLLGNGCVIHGSSAEPEIGRVANRILGELVLPFQDIQIDDNEYAALKALVFFDPDAKSLRDPPKIKAMRLQVQMSLEDYINDRQYDSRGRFGELLLLLPTLQSITWQMIEQLQFVKLCGLAKIDNLLQEMLLGGLASEPTHLHQPGHTQLAQDPLTGQTLVISAMPATHTSQIASPDTPIPSPPQGP, encoded by the exons ACAGTATGCCAGCGGAGCCGGGCCTGTCCCAGGCAGATGTAGTGAACGGTAACTGTGCTATCTGTGGAGACAAAGCTACAGGGAAACACTATGGAGCCTCCAGCTGTGACGGATGTAAAGGGTTCTTCAGACGTTCCATACGCAAGAACCACATCTACTCCtgcag GTTTAACCGTCAGTGTGTGGTCGACAAGGACAAGAGGAATCAGTGTCGGTTCTGCAGGCTCCaccagtgtttcagagctggcaTGAAGAAAGAAG cgGTTCAGAATGAAAGAGATCGTATCAGCTCCAGAAGAAGCATTCAGGACAATCAGGATCTCCTACCTATCACTGTTCTTGCCCAGGCGGAGTCCCTGTCTcaacat aTCAATGTATCCAGTCCCAGGGGTGCAGTAGATGTGTCAGAACAGAAGTCAGCTGGTGTGGGGGATGTCTGTGACTCCATGAGACAACAGCTGCTTGTGTTGGTGGAATGGGCCAAGTACATTCCTGCCTTCGGAGAGCTGTCCCTGGACGACCAG gtGAGTCTGCTCAGAGCTCATGCAGGGGAACACCTTCTACTTGGGGTCGCCAAGAGGTCAATGCCTTATAAGGACGTCCTGCTTCTTG gtaATGGGTGTGTGATCCATGGCAGCAGTGCGGAGCCAGAGATCGGCCGCGTAGCTAACCGTATTCTAGGTGAGCTGGTCCTGCCCTTCCAGGACATCCAGATAGACGACAATGAGTATGCTGCTCTCAAGGCACTCGTCTTCTTTGACCCTG ATGCCAAGTCTCTGCGTGACCCGCCTAAGATCAAGGCGATGCGTCTGCAGGTCCAGATGAGTCTAGAGGACTATATTAACGACCGCCAGTATGACTCCAGAGGGAGGTTCGGagagctgctgctactgctgcctaCTCTACAGTCCATCACCTGGCAGATGATAGAACAACTGCAGTTTGTTAAACTCTGTGGTCTGGCCAAGATAGACAACCTACTGCAGGAGATGCTGCTGGGAG GTCTGGCATCAGAGCCCACCCACCTGCACCAACCAGGCCACACCCAGTTAGCCCAGGACCCTTTGACTGGACAGACACTGGTCATCAGCGCCATGCCTGCTACACACACTTCTCAGAtag cgtctccagacactcctatcccatctcctcctcagggtCCGTAG